TTTGATGAAGCAGAGCTAATTGGCCAAGATCCCGCTATTTTTAGCTCAGGTAAACAAGACGCAGATTTTTACCAAGATATGTGGAAAACCTTGGTTGAAAAGGGAGTTTGGCGCGGAGAAATTTATAACCAACGAAAAAATGGTGAAATTTTTCCAGAAGAATTATTGCTCAATGCTGTAAAAGACGAGCACGGGGAGATTACTAACTACGTCGCCATATTTAGTGATATTAGTGAATGGAAAGAAACTGAGCGCCGTTTGCGCTTTTATGCTGATAAAGAGCCATTAACTGGACTAGCTAATCGTCGAGCTTTTATTGAAAATGTCGATTTGCAGGTCAAACGCAGTAAAGCATCTCACCAACCGTTTGTTGTCATGTATCTTGATATCAACCGCTTTAAAGAGATCAATGATATTTACGGCCATGTCATGGGGGACTTTTTGTTGGTCGCTGTTGGTAAGCGATTGCAAGAGGCCTACGACAATCACGACCTCATTTGTCGTTATAGTGGCGATGAATTTACCTTGTTGTTGCCCAGTAGTGATCTCAAACAAGCAAAGATGAAAGCTGAGCAAATTCAACAGCTATTGTCAGCGCCTTTTGAGTTTGAACAACTTGCTCTATCGATACAAGTGAGTATTGGCTTGGCAGAATTTTCTCAAGGCCTTTGTTGTGAAAACAATGCCACCGCAACTGAGCTTTTAAAAAATGCCAGTCATGCAATGCAGCGGGCAAAAGCGAACAGTAATCGTGAAAGCTCAAATAAACACGCGATTGGCGTTCATGACCAGCAATTACAGCAACAGTACCTGCGTCGCTTGGCATTGAGAGACAAACTAAAACTCGCGCTATCCGCACATGCATTAACGGTTAATTACCAACCTATTATTTGCGCAAAAACTCAGCAAATAGAAAAGTTTGAAGCCTTAGTTCGATGGCATGATGATCAGTTTGGTTTTGTCTCTCCAGGAGAGTTTATTCCTATCGCAGAAGAGTTTGGTTTGATTTCAAAGTTGGGCCAGTTTGTGCTTGAGCGTGCTTGCCAAGATTTAGGCCGCTTACACCAATTAGGCTATGAGCGCATTAGTTTTAGCATTAACCGCTCAATCAATGAGTTTCGTACCGACAATGACCAAGTGGCGTTAGTGACGCAAGCCATAGCCAAATATGCTATTCCAGCTGACAAAGTTGTTATTGAAATTACCGAGTCAGTGGCAATGTCATCGAATCATTACGTAAATGAAGCATTGGCTAAGCTTAAAGATACAGGTGTTAAAATTGCGCTAGATGATTTCTGCACTGGTTTTTCATCAATTAGTAACCTGATTGAATACCCAGTCGATATTTTGAAAATCGATAAGTCGTTCGTGGATAACATTTTGATAGAGCGCAATCAAAGCTTACTGACACAAACCTTGATTGATCTTGCTGGTAAATTAGATATGCAAGTGATTGCCGAAGGCGTTGAAACCATAGAGCAACTCAATTGCCTGCGAGACTATGGCTGTAATCAAATTCAAGGCTACTATTTTAGCCCTGCGGTACCAATTGATGAGTGTATTGCCTTGCTCGGCAAAGCTGCCAAAACCGCCAAAGAGCCACAGTAACAAACTGATATAAACCTTAAAGCTCACCGGATAAGCCTGTATCTAGTTAATACAGGCTTATCATTGCAACTATTAAACTAAGTACTTATCTATATTAATGCTAACTAGCTTGCGCAAGCGTCAGAGAGAAAGCACTGCCTTTACCTAACTCACTGGTCACGCTTAAGTCGCTATTAAGTAGCTGACTCAATCGTTTACTAATGGCCAAGCCTAGGCCAGCATGTCGGTTCTTTTCTCCTTGTGCGTTACTGGCGCGATAGCGGGCATCAAATATGTAAGCTAAATCTTTTTGATGAATACCTGTGCCAGTGTCCACTACACTAATTCTCAACTTATCGTTCACTGGTGTGATTTGAACACTAATGTTGCCGTTTTCTGGCGTATGACGCAGCGCATTTTCAATAAGGTTAGTTAAAATACGCTCAAGTTTAGCTATGTCAGAATAAACTACACGCTCGCAGTGGTCGGGCAATAGCGATAAATTGATATGCTTTTGCTGTGCTTTTAGTGCAAATTTCGCAATGATGTCATGCAGTAATTCGCCAACAGCGAAAGCTTCGTTGTTTACTGATACTTGCCCATCTTCTAAGTGAGCTAGTTCAAATATTTGATCGATGAGCAGTTTGAGCTGTTCAACATTTCGCAGTGCTGTATTGATGTACTGCTGACGCTGCTCACTGTTAAGCTCTTCATTTTTAAGCGATAAGGTTTCTACATAGCCTTTCATCGCCGCCAACGGTGTGCGCAAGTCGTGAGATAGATGAGCCAGCAGTTCGCGACGAATTTTGTCGTTGTGCTTGAGCTGTTGAAATTGGCTATTGATTTGTTCCACCATGGCGACAAAATTAGCGCCGAGCTGCTCAACTTCATTTTGCTTAGTGCTCTCTTTGCCCTCGTCATAAGCAGCTTCAGTTAAGGCTTGGTCAGCTGTTGTCGCCGAGTTTGCACGCCAGTGATTTAAACTAATTTTTTCCTGATCAAAGTTGGCATCACGAATGTTATTGATATCGCGTACCAAACGGCGAATAGGGCTAGTGAAACTGCGAAACAGCATAAGCAATAAAATCAACAACAGCAGTAAACTGCCGCCCAGTAGCGACAAGTGTTCTAACAATTGCTGATCAGACTTTACTTTTGCATAAGTTGAATCATAAATTTCGCCGCCAATGATCACATATAAATAGCCTTGAAGCTTTTCGCCCTTGTAAACTGGAGCCGCAGAGAATATTTTTTTCCTCGACAAGTGCCGTGGATCATCGCCAAAAATGGGTACTTGGTGAGGCGCATCAATAAGCTGCGAGATTGGTGTTAGGTCAACTGATTTGCGTTTAATTTTGTCGGGCTTAGCCGAGTAGGTCAGAATCTTACCGCTCGGATCGAGAAAATAAAATTCAAATGCTGGGCCAAGCAGCATTAAGGTGTGAAACAAGTTTTCAAGGGCTGGTTTGTCGTAAACGCCGTCTTGTAACAAAGGGTTGTCTTGCGCTAAGTGCTCCGCGAGCTCAATGTGAAGTTTTTGCTCAGCTTGAAATTGAGAATGCTGGGCAAGTGAGCTACTCCACCAAAAAAACAAATACCCCAATAAAGCAAACGTTAAGGTGACAGAAATCGCCAGCCGTTGATAAAGAGAGTTGGCGATAACCTTCATCAATGCACTCCTGCTGAGTTGAGTTTGTAGCCTACGCCCCAAACGGTTTGAATAATTTGTGGCTGGGTAACATCTTTTTCCAGCTTATTGCGCAAGCGGTTAATGTGGGAATTTACCGTATGCTCGTAGCCACTGTGGTGATAACCCCAGACCGAATCAAGTAATTGGCTGCGTGAAAACACTTGATCAGGATGCTTGCCTAAAAAGCTCAATAGTTCAAATTCTGTGGAAGTTAAGTCGATAGCAGTGTCTTGGTAAGTCACTTTGTGACACTGGTGATCTACCGTTAGGTTGCCAATACATGTGACGGCTTTGGCTTGAGTAGGAATGGCAATACTCTGTAGGCTGTGCACACGCCTTAATTGTGCTCTGACTCGCGCTTGTAGTTCTCGTACGCTAAAAGGCTTTGCCATATAGTCGTCAGCACCAAGTTCTAAGCCCAGCACCCGATCTGTTTCAGAACTGCGCGACGTAAGCATCATGATGGCTTGCAATGGCTTGGCTTCGCGTAGTTGTCGGCAAATATCCAAACCGCTCATATCGGGCAACATCACGTCAAGAATAACTAATTGATAGTCCTGACTTAATGCTTCTGCTAAGCCGAGTTTTCCGGTGTGACATTTGTCAGGTGTTAAACCAAGTTCATGCATATGAACAGCAACTAGCTCAGCAATATCTTGTTCGTCTTCAATGATCAAAATTTTGTCAGTCATAATCCCTGGCCACCAGTTGGCTATTGCCAACTGCCTATTCTGTTTGTGTTATAAGAAAACTAACATTCGACCCTAATTCAGAAAAAACTCAGAAAACTTTATAAATAATCTGAATTAGAACCAATTTTTTAACTATCATCAGCACTTACAACACCTAAGTGGCAGTGACGGAAAAGCCCGAAAACAAAGCTTCCCGTCACTATCGATGATAGAGCTAATAATTCATGACCGGATAACATCACATTTTTATTCAGTCTTATTTAATTGTTTTTAAATAAATTAAAAGATAGGCAAAAGCGCGCTAATCTGCAGGTCGATTAGCGCACTAATTGAAAGTGTGATCGTCATATCGATCACCACAGCGCGAGCACTTCTGTATTTCTACAATCTAAAGGTTAAAACAAGGTCTAGCTAGTCGATTAAATAAAGCTAAGTGAAACAAACGAATTAGCGGCCAGGCAGTTACGTTTGCTCACACAGCAAGCACCTAGCTAGCACCTTGGACCATTACAGCATGACCGATAGATATTGCGCCGCCATTGCAAAGTGGTCACAAAAGAATCACGTTTTTATCACAAATGAGTTTGCGCTCTGGGCGTTTGGTTACTAGCGTTAGAAGGGGAAATAATGGACTAAGTACTTGAAATATGAGTGATAGAAATAAGCTAGTCAAAGATAATTTTGCTAAGTTTGTCAGCGTCGGCAGTTTACCGGAACTAAGCGTATCGCACCCCCCTGATACGGTTGGCCTTAATGCGTCAGACTTGATTGATATGTTCACGACTCAGATGATGAGCCGACATTTAGATCTGCAATCGCGGGTGATGCAAAAACAAGGGCAAAGCTTTTACACCATAGGCAGTGCAGGCCATGAGGGCAATGCAGCCTATGCCAAAGCATTTCGCATTGATGATATGGCGTTTTTACATTACCGCAGTGGTGCTTTTTGTTTGCAACGAGCAAAAGAGGCAACAGGCCATGCTCCGCTTTATGAAATGCTACTTTCGTTTGCTGCAAGCAGTGAAGATCCTGTCTCAGGCGGTCGCCACAAGGTGTTGGGCTCTAAAGCTCATCATATTCCACCGCAAACGAGTACGATTGCCTCCCATTTACCCAAAGCAATGGGGGCTGCATTTTCGATAGGCTTAGCACAGCGATTAAATTTCACCGGAAAACTGACCAAAGACGGCGTTATTTTGTGTAGCTTCGGTGATGCTTCCGCAAATCACTCAACAGCGCTTGGGGCAATTAACAGTGCTGCTTGGTGTGCTTACCAGTCGATTCCTATGCCCATTGTCTTTATCTGTGAAGACAATGGCATCGGTATTTCAACTTCAACGCCGCAAGGCTGGATTGCTGCCAATTTTAGCAATCGAGCCGGTATCACCTACCTTTATTGCGATGGCCTAAATTTGCTGGATACTTACCAGGCTGCTTGTAAAGCCGAGAAAATTGCAAGAACCCAACAAAAGCCTGTGTTTTTGCATGTCAAAATGGTGCGTTTGTTAGGCCATGCTGGCTCTGATAGTGAATTTGCTTACCGTGATCTAAGCGAAATAGAAGCTATTGAGCGACAAGATCCTTTGCTGCATTCTGCCCAGTTGTTACTTACCCACAGCATAATGACAGCGGACAAAATGATCGCGCTTTATCAGGCGACGGCAGCACATATCGCCGAACTAGCAGAGCAAGTGGCTGAGCAGCCAAGGCTTGAAAGTGCAAAAGAGGTGATGGCAAGCCTAATTCCGAAAGCAATACTTGGGAATGCTGAGGGCTATCAAGCTATTGGTCAGGGACAGCGGAAAGCCTTGTTTGCCCATGAGCAACATAATTTAGATAAACCACAACACTTAGCTAAATTGCTGAATTGGACGCTAATGGACGCACTGGCTGAGCTGCCCAATATCGTCATGCTAGGTGAAGATATCGCAAAAAAAGGTGGTGTTTACAATGTTAGCAGCAAGCTCAATGAGCGCTTTGGTAGCAATCGTGTGATGAACACCTTATTGGATGAGCAATCGATATTAGGCGGAGCAATTGGTTTAGCGCACAATGGCTTTTTACCTATCCCAGAAATTCAGTTTTTGGCCTACGTGCATAACGCAGAAGATCAAATTCGAGGTGAAGCAGCAACCTTGTCATTTTTCTCTAATCAGCAGTTTACTAACCCTATGGTGATTAGAATTGCTGGGCTTGCTTACCAAAAAGGCTTTGGCGGTCATTTTCACAACGACAATTCGTTTGCTGTGTTTCGTGATATTCCGAGCGTGATTTTAGCTTGCCCCTCTAACGGTGCTGATGGCGTTGAAATGCTGCGTACCTGCAT
The nucleotide sequence above comes from Thalassotalea euphylliae. Encoded proteins:
- a CDS encoding sensor histidine kinase, which produces MANSLYQRLAISVTLTFALLGYLFFWWSSSLAQHSQFQAEQKLHIELAEHLAQDNPLLQDGVYDKPALENLFHTLMLLGPAFEFYFLDPSGKILTYSAKPDKIKRKSVDLTPISQLIDAPHQVPIFGDDPRHLSRKKIFSAAPVYKGEKLQGYLYVIIGGEIYDSTYAKVKSDQQLLEHLSLLGGSLLLLLILLLMLFRSFTSPIRRLVRDINNIRDANFDQEKISLNHWRANSATTADQALTEAAYDEGKESTKQNEVEQLGANFVAMVEQINSQFQQLKHNDKIRRELLAHLSHDLRTPLAAMKGYVETLSLKNEELNSEQRQQYINTALRNVEQLKLLIDQIFELAHLEDGQVSVNNEAFAVGELLHDIIAKFALKAQQKHINLSLLPDHCERVVYSDIAKLERILTNLIENALRHTPENGNISVQITPVNDKLRISVVDTGTGIHQKDLAYIFDARYRASNAQGEKNRHAGLGLAISKRLSQLLNSDLSVTSELGKGSAFSLTLAQAS
- a CDS encoding response regulator transcription factor encodes the protein MTDKILIIEDEQDIAELVAVHMHELGLTPDKCHTGKLGLAEALSQDYQLVILDVMLPDMSGLDICRQLREAKPLQAIMMLTSRSSETDRVLGLELGADDYMAKPFSVRELQARVRAQLRRVHSLQSIAIPTQAKAVTCIGNLTVDHQCHKVTYQDTAIDLTSTEFELLSFLGKHPDQVFSRSQLLDSVWGYHHSGYEHTVNSHINRLRNKLEKDVTQPQIIQTVWGVGYKLNSAGVH
- a CDS encoding dehydrogenase E1 component subunit alpha/beta, with the protein product MSDRNKLVKDNFAKFVSVGSLPELSVSHPPDTVGLNASDLIDMFTTQMMSRHLDLQSRVMQKQGQSFYTIGSAGHEGNAAYAKAFRIDDMAFLHYRSGAFCLQRAKEATGHAPLYEMLLSFAASSEDPVSGGRHKVLGSKAHHIPPQTSTIASHLPKAMGAAFSIGLAQRLNFTGKLTKDGVILCSFGDASANHSTALGAINSAAWCAYQSIPMPIVFICEDNGIGISTSTPQGWIAANFSNRAGITYLYCDGLNLLDTYQAACKAEKIARTQQKPVFLHVKMVRLLGHAGSDSEFAYRDLSEIEAIERQDPLLHSAQLLLTHSIMTADKMIALYQATAAHIAELAEQVAEQPRLESAKEVMASLIPKAILGNAEGYQAIGQGQRKALFAHEQHNLDKPQHLAKLLNWTLMDALAELPNIVMLGEDIAKKGGVYNVSSKLNERFGSNRVMNTLLDEQSILGGAIGLAHNGFLPIPEIQFLAYVHNAEDQIRGEAATLSFFSNQQFTNPMVIRIAGLAYQKGFGGHFHNDNSFAVFRDIPSVILACPSNGADGVEMLRTCIKLAYEQQRVVVFLEPIALYMTKDLFPSRNAQIEKCAQKAQADGLWTSTYHYQTLAEHVIDMGVKVYPKAAKTRDITSEGATDSTSRAQACILTYGNGCYLSRQAQALLAEQGIRVCVVDLRFLAPLDEVGIIEQVRDVKKVLIVDECRETGSISEALVTLLNEQASDTELKRICAQDSFIPLGSAAYHVLPSTQEIVDTLLSWIALDGVH
- a CDS encoding bifunctional diguanylate cyclase/phosphodiesterase, whose product is MTNDLAQFFGIQSSQGRYRHALHSIQEKLQPSHCFIGKFVDDDQVRTVLHLADGKEAENFVYQLAGTPCAKAKESLGTCKFSSGVQEIFPYDDALKDWQIESYIAVTIRSFNDKPVGILVCLFDCPTDVAPSDCAWFREVGYLIGAEFKYELNSVENEQLISHMSLGESLAKLCTLEWHLSADTVFASDYAYQLFGLSEKQQLTRKQLAALIVPRDHQKITEQLAAIEQGTVECFAIEVEITTTAGESKYLKVLGETKTDSLTDELVVQLSIQDITEQQQLIKRLGLADTVLENASEAVMISDSKNKIVWVNKALENLTGFDEAELIGQDPAIFSSGKQDADFYQDMWKTLVEKGVWRGEIYNQRKNGEIFPEELLLNAVKDEHGEITNYVAIFSDISEWKETERRLRFYADKEPLTGLANRRAFIENVDLQVKRSKASHQPFVVMYLDINRFKEINDIYGHVMGDFLLVAVGKRLQEAYDNHDLICRYSGDEFTLLLPSSDLKQAKMKAEQIQQLLSAPFEFEQLALSIQVSIGLAEFSQGLCCENNATATELLKNASHAMQRAKANSNRESSNKHAIGVHDQQLQQQYLRRLALRDKLKLALSAHALTVNYQPIICAKTQQIEKFEALVRWHDDQFGFVSPGEFIPIAEEFGLISKLGQFVLERACQDLGRLHQLGYERISFSINRSINEFRTDNDQVALVTQAIAKYAIPADKVVIEITESVAMSSNHYVNEALAKLKDTGVKIALDDFCTGFSSISNLIEYPVDILKIDKSFVDNILIERNQSLLTQTLIDLAGKLDMQVIAEGVETIEQLNCLRDYGCNQIQGYYFSPAVPIDECIALLGKAAKTAKEPQ